The Myxococcales bacterium DNA window CCGAGCAGCTCGTGGCCGCGCCGGGCCAGCGCCCGCTCGACCGCGGTCAGGTCGCGCACCGGCGCGATCAGCACCTCGTGCGCGAGCTGCCACCGATCGCCGATCGCGACCGCGGCGCCGCGCTCGGCCACGCCGCGCAGGCAGCCGTCGACGGTCGCCGGCGCCAGCGCGAGGCGCTCGGCGATGGTCGCCGCCGCCACCGGCCCCGCGGTCAGCTCGCCGAGCACGCGCAGGCCGGTGCGGGGATCGCCGCCGGCGCGGGCCGCGCCGCCGAGCCACGTCCGGACCAGCTCGCTGACGCCGCCGAGCTTGCGCAGCGCGGCCGGCGACGAGATCCGCTGGTCGCGCAGCGCGCACGCGAGCAGCTGCAGCTCGGCCGGCAGGACCCCGCGGTCGCGGTGGAGCGCCGCGGCCACGGCCTCGACCAGCCCGGCCTCGACCGGGACGCCGGCGTCGGCGAGGACCCGGCCGAGCACGTCGCTGGCGATCGCCGTCGTGAACCGCCCCAGCTCGAAGCGCGCGGTCGGCGGGAACAGCGAGCCGGTGCGGCGCTCGAGCAGATCGAGCACGTGGACCCGCGCGCTGGCGCACGCGAACACGAACCGCGCGCGCCCGCCGGACCGACCGACCACGCGCGCGTAGACCTCGTTGAGCTCGGTGACGACCGCCTCGCCGCCGTGGGTGATCACGTCGTCGACGTCGTCGATCACGAACAGCGCCAGCTGCCCCGGCGCCAGCCCCGCGACCACCCGCGCCAGGTACGCCGACGCCGCCTCGCCCGGGGTCGTGCGCGGGCCCGCCTCGGCCATGGCCCGGGCCAGGGCGTCGGCCGGCGCGGCCGGATCGTCGGCCACGACCACCGCCACGCCCTGCTCGCGCAGCTCCGGGATCACCGCCGCGTGCAGGAGCGAGGTCTTGCCGACCCCGGCCTCGCCGTACAGCAGCCCGGCGCGGAAGCTGTCGCTGGTGATCGCGCGCACCAGCTCGTCGCGCTCGGCGTCTCGGCCGAGCAACGCGCCGCGCTCGGCCTCGCCATAGGGCGAGACGCCACGCAGGGCCGTGAGGGCGGGAGCCAGGACCACGGGCGGCACTATACCGGTGGCGGTCGCGCATTCGCCAGCGGCAGCGGCCCACCGCGAACCGGACTGGTACACTGCCGCCGATGACCTCTCCGCTCCCGGGTCGCGTGCTCGTGATGGCCAGCGGCGCCGCCCTCGCGCTGGCGATCGGCGGCCAGGCCGTCGCTGGCGGCCGCGATCGCACGACCGTGATCAACATCAAGCGCGCCGCCGATCCCAGCTTCGGCGGTGAGTCCTACGGCGGCGGCGGCGGCGCGGCCAGCGGCTACGTGACCCAGGAGCGCCAGGTCGAGATCGGCGCCGACGGCACGCTGCGGTTCCCGGGCGTGGCCGCGACGCTCGACGCCGCCACGGTCGAGTTCCGGAGCACGACCGATCCGAGCGGCACCCGCGTCGTCGAGCAGCGCCTGATCAACGACCTGGTCAACCCCGAGGCGCTGCTGCTGCGGCAGGTCGGCAAGCCGATCACGATCACGCTGGCGTCGGGCGAGCTGACCGGCACGCTGCGGGCGCTGGCGCCCGACGCGCTCGTGATCGACACCGGCGATCGCGCCGCCCACATCGTCCCGCGCGGGCCCCAGATCCTGGCGATCAAGCTGGCGGCCGCGGCGATCGATCAGGAGCCGACGCTCGAGTGGCGCCTCACCGCGGCCCGGGCCGGGCGCCACGACGTGGTCGTGAGCTACCGCGCCGACGCGCTCGGGTGGCAGCCCGACTACTCCGCGGTGCTGGCCGACGACGGCACGCTCGATCTGACCGCGTGGGCGACGATCACCAACGACACCGGCGCCGACTTCGCCGACGTCGACCTCACGCTGACCGCCGGCGGCGGCGACGGCCTGTTCGCGTCGCTGGGCCTGGCCCCGGGCCGCCCCAGCTCGACCAAGCCCCGCGCGTGGAAGATCCCCGGCAAGGTCGCGCTGCGCTCGGGCCAGGCGGTCCAGGTCGAGCTGGCGCCGAAGAAGACCGGCATCAAGCCCCGGAAGGCGCTGGTGTTCGAGGCGCTGGCCGAGGGCGCCGGCGCCGACAACGCCAGCCCGACCTCCGACTGCGGCGCCTACGTCCCGCTCAACCCGCGCACCGGCGAGTACCTCGAGATCGACGTCGGCGTGCCGCTGCCGAGCGGCCGGGTCCGGCTCTTGCGCCGCAGCGGCCACGAGCTGACCGTGATCGGCACCGACGAGCTGCGCGCCAGCGCGACCACCGGGGTCGTGCGCGTCAGCGTCGGCGGCGGCGACGTCGGCACGATCTCGGGCGAGCGCACCCAGGTCCAGTGCCAGCCCGACGGCAGCGGCCGGTCGATGCGCGAGGACATCGAGGTGACCGTGACCAACGACGGCGCCAGCGCCGCCGACGTGGTCGTGCGCGAGTACATGTACCGCTGGCACCACTGGAAGATCCTGCGCGAGAGCGTGAAGGGCACGCGCGCCGACGACCGCGCCCAGGAGTACCGGCTCAAGGTGCCGGCCGGCGCGTCGAGGTCGGTCACCTTCACCGTGCAGTACGAGTGGTGAACCGGCGGCTGCCGCTGGCGGGCGTGGCCCTGGGGCTCGCGGCCGGGTGCCTGGGCCGCGCCGCCCCGCGCGCGGGCGCCGGCGGCGGCGACGCGCTGATCACGCTCTACCGTGACGGCGCGCTGATCGAGGAGCGCGTGCCGGTCGCGCTCGACGGCGCCGGCCGGGGCACGATCGCGCTGACCACCACCGCGATCGCCCGCGACGGGCTCGAGGTCGAGGGCGTCGACGCCGCGGTCACGACCTGGAGCTGGACCCAGCCCCACGCCGGCGACGCCGTGGTCGCGCGGATCGGGGCCCGGACCGTCGCTGGGCGCCGGCTCGGGGTCGAGCCCGACGGGCGGGTCGCGGTCGCGACCGCCGACGGCGTCGTGATCGCCAGCGCCGCGCAGCTCGAGGGGCCGACGCCGGCGATCGCGGTGACCAGCCCGGCCCGCGACCGCACGATCACCGTCGCGATCCGCTACCGCACGCCGGCGCTCAGCTGGGCCGCCGGCTACACGCTCGTCGACGAGGGCGCCGGCCGCGGGCGCCTGCACGGCGCGCTGCGCCTCGACAACCGCACCGGCCGACGGTGGCGGCGGGCCGACGTCGGCCTGCTCGACGCGCCGCTGCCGACCGAGCCCGGCGCCGCCCTGCCCCGCGACCGCGCGATCCTGCCGGTCGGCCGCGCGCTCGCGATCGGGCCCGGCCCCCAGCGCCTCGATCTGGGGCTGACCAACCGCGCCATCCCGCTGCAGCCGATCCTGGTCTACGACCCGGTCGGCACGCGCCTCGACGGCCTCGGCATGCGCCCCAACGACGATCCGCGGTTCGGCGTCGAGCGGTGGTCGCCCCAGGTCGAGGTCAGCGTCAGCCTGGCGCTGGCCCAGGTCAGCGCGGCGCCGCTGCCGTCGGGGCCGATCCGGATGTTCGGGCTCGACGCCGACGGTCAGCTCGCGTGGCGCGGCGAGGGCCAGCTGCTGCCGCCGGCCGACGGCGCCGCGCGCACCGTCGCGATCGCGATCGGCCGCTCGACCGAGGTGACCGGGCGGCGGACCCAGTCGATGTTCGAGCTCGACCACGCGCGCGAGCGGCTGATCGAGGAGTACACGCTCGAGTTCGACAACGCCGGCGCCCAGGCGGTCACGCTCGAGGCCCGCGAGCACATGTACCGCGGCCGGTGCTGGCAGCTCGTGTACTTCTCGACCGCCGACATCGGCAAGCAGGGCGAGCAGCTGGTCAGCCTCCGCACGGTCGTGCCGGCCCGCGGCCAG harbors:
- a CDS encoding DUF4139 domain-containing protein, with product MTSPLPGRVLVMASGAALALAIGGQAVAGGRDRTTVINIKRAADPSFGGESYGGGGGAASGYVTQERQVEIGADGTLRFPGVAATLDAATVEFRSTTDPSGTRVVEQRLINDLVNPEALLLRQVGKPITITLASGELTGTLRALAPDALVIDTGDRAAHIVPRGPQILAIKLAAAAIDQEPTLEWRLTAARAGRHDVVVSYRADALGWQPDYSAVLADDGTLDLTAWATITNDTGADFADVDLTLTAGGGDGLFASLGLAPGRPSSTKPRAWKIPGKVALRSGQAVQVELAPKKTGIKPRKALVFEALAEGAGADNASPTSDCGAYVPLNPRTGEYLEIDVGVPLPSGRVRLLRRSGHELTVIGTDELRASATTGVVRVSVGGGDVGTISGERTQVQCQPDGSGRSMREDIEVTVTNDGASAADVVVREYMYRWHHWKILRESVKGTRADDRAQEYRLKVPAGASRSVTFTVQYEW